A stretch of the Streptomyces venezuelae genome encodes the following:
- a CDS encoding DMT family transporter has protein sequence MPYVLLAAAIAAEVAGTTAMKYSEGFSKLWPSLGTVLGYVIAFSLLAQTLKSMSVGTAYAIWAGVGTAAIAAIGMLFLGEAATAAKIAGIALVIAGVVLLNLGGAH, from the coding sequence ATGCCTTACGTACTGCTTGCCGCGGCCATAGCCGCCGAGGTCGCCGGAACCACCGCCATGAAATACAGCGAGGGGTTCTCCAAGCTCTGGCCCTCGCTCGGCACCGTGCTGGGCTACGTCATCGCCTTCAGCCTGCTCGCGCAGACCCTGAAGTCGATGTCGGTCGGCACCGCCTATGCCATCTGGGCCGGGGTCGGCACCGCCGCGATCGCCGCGATCGGCATGCTCTTCCTGGGCGAGGCCGCCACCGCCGCGAAGATCGCCGGAATCGCGCTGGTGATCGCCGGGGTGGTCCTGCTCAACCTCGGCGGGGCGCACTGA